The proteins below are encoded in one region of Lactuca sativa cultivar Salinas chromosome 3, Lsat_Salinas_v11, whole genome shotgun sequence:
- the LOC111884423 gene encoding uncharacterized protein LOC111884423, protein MRLTVGRDPSDIRKIRHFANWLLDIGEGKVGGSNDGEAIIDVSDDILINDPHDHIGSLIEFIYPSILEKFNATSYFQERAILAPKNEVVQQINNRLLALFPADEVEYLSSNTLCESEFVHDQFDPNLYSPDIFNGLKVSGLPNHKLILKSRCSSYVTKKH, encoded by the coding sequence ATGAGACTAACCGTTGGAAGGGATCCATCTGATATTCGAAAAATACGTCATTTTGCAAACTGGCTTTTGGATATAGGAGAAGGAAAAGTTGGTGGTTCGAACGATGGTGAAGCGATTATTGATGTTTCAGATGATATTCTCATTAATGATCCACATGATCATATAGGTTCATTAATTGAGTTTATATATccttcaatcttggaaaaattcaACGCTACGAGTTATTTTCAAGAAAGAGCTATACTAGCTCCAAAAAATGAAGTTGTCCAACAAATCAATAATCGTTTGTTAGCATTGTTTCCCGCAGACGAAGTAGAATATTTAAGTTCAAATACTCTTTGCGAATCAGAGTTTGTTCATGATCAGTTTGATCCCAATTTATACTCCCCGGATATTTTTAATGGTCTTAAAGTATCAGGTTTGCCAAATCACAAGTTAATTCTAAAAAGTCGGTGTTCCAGTTATGTTACTAAAAAACATTGA